Sequence from the Fictibacillus arsenicus genome:
TACTAGAGTTCGAGTCCTTTAAAAATGACTAAAAAGTTATAGGTTAGAGGAAGACGGAAGCCCTTGCAGAATAAAATATGCAATCAGAATATTGTAACGACAAGGAGGAGTTACGTTATGAAATTGCTGCTTACATCTGCAGGCGTTAATAACAAAAGCATACACGACGCGCTAGTTGATATGCTGGACAAACCGATCGCCGATTCCACCGCACTGTGCATCCCCACTGCGATGTACGGACATCCTTGGGTCGGACCAGGCGTGAAAACTTGGGAATTCATCAGCGGGAAAGAAGAGAATCCCATGGTTAATTTAGGATGGAAGTCTGTCGGCGTGCTGGAGCTCACTGCACTGCCAAGCATTGACAAAGATCGCTGGGTACCTTTGGTCCGGGAGACGGACGTCCTGCTGGTGGCGGGAGGCGACGCCCTCTACCTGTGCCACTGGATGCGGCAATCCGGGCTGGCAGACCTCTTGCCGTCGTTGCGTTCAGTCTATGTGGGAATGAGTGCTGGGAGCATGGTGATGGCACCTAACATCGGGGAATTCTTTGTTGGCTGGACTCCGCCCAACGGTGGTGATAAAACACTAAGCCTGGTCGATTTTGCAATGTTCCCCCATGTGGATCACGAGATGCTACCGTATAACACGATGGCTGCTGCAGAGAAATGGGCAGCTGGGATGCAGGGGCCGGCGTATGCAATTGATGATCAAACCGCCATCAAAGTGATTGATGGAGCGGTCGAAGTTGTATCCGAAGGGCATTGGAAACTGTTTGCGCAAAGTTAGTTCTAAAGTAATATAGCTCATAATTCACACTTACTAAAACTAAAGTCAGAATGAAGGTTCGAGATAAGTAGAAGGAGAAAGCAGGATAAAAACCTGCTAACTCCTTCTTTTTTATGGGTTAAGGGCTATTAAAAGGTTTTCTTTTATAAATTACTGAGCAGTGATTTTCCCTTATACTTTTTGGTAGATTCTACCTACACAATCCTAATTTAATTAGCTATAATTTATATTTTTGTAAAATTAAGATAATTCTTATTGTTCATTCGAAACTTTTTCTTCTCCTCTATAATGAAG
This genomic interval carries:
- a CDS encoding Type 1 glutamine amidotransferase-like domain-containing protein, with protein sequence MKLLLTSAGVNNKSIHDALVDMLDKPIADSTALCIPTAMYGHPWVGPGVKTWEFISGKEENPMVNLGWKSVGVLELTALPSIDKDRWVPLVRETDVLLVAGGDALYLCHWMRQSGLADLLPSLRSVYVGMSAGSMVMAPNIGEFFVGWTPPNGGDKTLSLVDFAMFPHVDHEMLPYNTMAAAEKWAAGMQGPAYAIDDQTAIKVIDGAVEVVSEGHWKLFAQS